One region of Zerene cesonia ecotype Mississippi chromosome 15, Zerene_cesonia_1.1, whole genome shotgun sequence genomic DNA includes:
- the LOC119832548 gene encoding prostaglandin reductase 1-like, with product MNKNGRVAVCGSISAYNEDPAKMPKATVLQPTIILKELKIEGFYVSRWSQPKDRWPEAFSNLVQWIKNGQIKVKSHVTEGFDNIYETFIGMLAGENTGKAVVKI from the coding sequence atgaacaaaaatggAAGAGTTGCTGTGTGCGGTAGTATAAGCGCATATAACGAGGATCCAGCAAAAATGCCCAAAGCGACAGTTCTACAGCCCACTATTATCCTTAAAGAACTGAAAATTGAAGGTTTCTATGTGTCTCGTTGGTCTCAGCCAAAGGATAGATGGCCAGAGGCGTTCTCTAATCTTGTGCAGTGGATCAAAAATGGACAGATTAAAGTAAAAAGCCACGTGACAGAAGGTTTTGATAACATTTACGAGACATTTATTGGAATGCTTGCAGGGGAGAACACTGGGAAAGCTGTggttaaaatatga
- the LOC119832531 gene encoding prostaglandin reductase 1-like has product MVKARKYVVKKHFQGVPKRDDFEIVEYELPPLKQGEFVVKADWISVDPYIRAYNSALPVPYDQFSFQIGTVQESKNSSFPTGTKVVTHKGWCDYSIVGETADPFGRVYKLPDLHGLPEEVALGAVGMPGATAYFGFLEICQPKAGETVVVTGAAGAVGSIVGQIAKIKGCRVIGFAGSDDKVQWLEKELGFDKAINYKTADIAKALAEAAPKGVDCYFDNVGGEISSTIMGQMNKYGRVSVCGSISSYNDDHTKMPKATVVQPFIVFKELKIEGFIVSRWSQPKDRWHEAFSDLGLWIKKGQLKTRSHVTEGFDKLYDAFIGMLAGENTGKAVVKV; this is encoded by the coding sequence ATGGTAAAGGCAAGAAAGTACGTAGTTAAGAAACATTTCCAAGGAGTTCCAAAGCGTGATGACTTTGAAATAGTCGAATATGAACTTCCTCCGTTGAAACAGGGCGAGTTCGTTGTTAAAGCTGATTGGATTAGCGTTGATCCTTATATTCGTGCTTATAATTCAGCTCTACCTGTTCCTTATGACCAGTTTAGTTTTCAAATTGGCACCGTTCAAGAATCAAAGAACAGTTCGTTTCCTACAGGCACAAAAGTCGTTACTCATAAAGGTTGGTGCGATTATAGCATAGTTGGCGAAACAGCCGATCCTTTTGGTAGAGTTTATAAACTGCCTGATTTACACGGTCTACCCGAGGAAGTTGCCCTCGGTGCCGTAGGAATGCCTGGAGCAACTGCTTACTTTGGTTTCCTTGAAATCTGCCAACCTAAAGCTGGTGAGACTGTTGTAGTTACGGGAGCCGCTGGGGCTGTCGGATCCATCGTAGGTCAGATAGCTAAGATTAAGGGCTGCAGAGTGATTGGATTCGCTGGGTCAGATGACAAAGTGCAGTGGTTGGAAAAGGAATTAGGATTCGATAAAGCAATCAACTACAAGACAGCTGATATAGCCAAAGCACTAGCAGAGGCTGCTCCGAAAGGAGTTGATTGTTACTTTGATAATGTTGGTGGAGAAATAAGTAGCACTATAATGGGACAGATGAACAAATATGGGAGGGTGTCCGTGTGCGGGAGTATTAGCTCATATAATGATGATCATACAAAAATGCCAAAGGCGACAGTTGTGCAGCCGTTTATCGTATTCAAAGAACTAAAAATTGAAGGTTTTATTGTATCACGTTGGTCTCAGCCCAAGGATAGATGGCATGAGGCGTTCTCTGATTTAGGGCTATGGATTAAAAAAGGACAGCTTAAAACAAGAAGTCATGTTACAGAGGGTTTTGATAAACTGTACGATGCATTTATCGGAATGCTTGCAGGGGAAAACACTGGAAAAGCTGttgttaaagtttaa
- the LOC119832215 gene encoding histone-binding protein N1/N2: protein MADVPEVTTSSPTELLAVGRRNLAVRDYGAAVESLAKACELLAKEHGDTADQCAEAYLWYGKALLGLSREENGVLGDGMPGTNNAEEDDDENDEQEENGDEDAMEADGEANGDVTEKEKEDEEQSAAESTTKEEAATAPEPESSVQDTEQPGTSNGEANDESMVNLDNEDDVDNLQLAWEMLDLSRSILERRAQSKAEGVRTLLADVHLALGEVALESETYDKAVVDMLSCLEIQKELYRSDDRRIAETHYQIGLANSLASNFEDAITHFKNAANILETRIKSLESPTAATEDATVKKYSSADPFYSVEGEIKELKELLPEIQEKIQDMMDYKAETIKRVRETLCPSNGEKSQSNGASSSSEAKPKPAASDISHLIRRKRKPSETEEPAPKKVNT from the exons ATGGCTGACGTACCAGAAGTGACTACTTCTTCTCCAACGGAGTTGCTGGCTGTGGGGCGCAGAAATCTCGCCGTGAGAGACTACGGGGCGGCTGTCGAGAGCTTAGCTAAGGCTTGTGAACTGCTAGCCAAGGAACATGGCGACACTGCCGATCAATGTGCTGAGGCTTATTTGTG gTATGGCAAGGCTCTTCTTGGTTTATCGAGGGAAGAAAATGGTGTTCTTGGAGATGGAATGCCTGGAACAAACAATGCTGaagaagatgatgatgaaaatgatG AACAAGAAGAAAATGGAGATGAGGATGCAATGGAAGCAGATGGGGAAGCTAATGGAGATGTCACTGAAAAGGAGAAAGAAGATGAAGAACAGAGTGCAGCAGAATCCACCACTAAAGAAGAAGCGGCCACAGCTCCAGAACCAGAGAGTAGTGTACAAGATACTGAACAGCCT ggTACATCCAATGGAGAGGCAAATGATGAATCAATGGTAAACCTTGACAATGAAGATGATGTTGACAATCTACAGTTGGCTTGGGAAATGttag ATCTCTCTAGAAGCATACTAGAGCGCCGTGCCCAATCAAAAGCGGAAGGAGTTCGCACGTTGCTGGCCGATGTCCACCTCGCCCTCGGTGAAGTAGCTCTCGAGAGTGAGACATATGACAAGGCAGTTGTTGACATGC TGAGCTGCttagaaatacaaaaagagTTATATCGCAGTGATGATCGGCGCATCGCTGAGACACATTATCAAATtg GTCTCGCGAATTCCCTCGCGTCCAACTTCGAAGACGCAATCACGCACTTCAAGAACGCGGCGAACATTCTAGAGACAAGAATCAAATCATTGGAGAGTCCCACCGCAGCTACTGAAGACGCGACAGTTAAGAAATACTCGTCAGCCGATCCCTTCTATTCAGTCGAGGGTGAAATTAAGGAGTTAAAGGAACTTCTGCCAGAGATACAGGAGAAGATTCAGGACATGATGGATTATAAGGCGGAG ACCATAAAGAGAGTACGAGAAACGTTGTGTCCGTCAAACGGTGAGAAATCTCAAAGCAACGGAGCCAGCTCATCATCAGAAGCGAAACCGAAGCCAGCGGCTTCCGACATTTCACATCTCATCCGCAGAAAACGCAAGCCCAGCGAGACTGAAGAACCGGCACCTAAAAAAGTTAATACgtga